A stretch of the Medicago truncatula cultivar Jemalong A17 chromosome 5, MtrunA17r5.0-ANR, whole genome shotgun sequence genome encodes the following:
- the LOC11438966 gene encoding uncharacterized protein codes for MAASFRWLLQLHKDVPKAARFYSEGLDFTVNVCTLRWAELQSGPLKLALMHSPIDQSTQKGYSSLLSFTVTDINSTVTKLMALGAELDGPIKYEVHGKVAAMRCIDGHLLGLYEPV; via the exons ATGGCAGCGTCGTTCAGGTGGTTATTACAACTACACAAAGATGTTCCAAAAGCTGCACGTTTCTATTCAGAAGGCTTAGACTTCACAGTCAACGTTTGCACTCTCCGTTGGGCTGAACTTCAATCTGGTCCTCTTAAGCTTGCTCTCATGCATTCCCCCAT TGACCAAAGCACGCAGAAGGGATACAGTTCACTTCTTTCATTTACAGTGACTGATATCAATAGTACTGTGACTAAGCTAATGGCATTAGGAGCTGAACTTGATGGACCTATCAAATATGAAGTCCATGGCAAG GTTGCAGCTATGAGGTGCATTGATGGACATCTCTTAGGCCTCTATGAACCTGTTTAA
- the LOC11427043 gene encoding uncharacterized protein At5g41620 codes for MKGGEGEAEKKEKLVEKLKREVLVGKSKGPSTPFHSSSKLWLLGPNNSNSNIAVIQDHRYQTLPTTVSARKLAAALWEFNHYFPLFQMHNGGAADSRLLRRHYTLHKDKAHDISNFLVDASPSSPDQPASTSSLRRHVATSLMQHHRAIDRNNHALQPLSPASYGSSMEMTPYNPAATPNSSLDFKGRIGEPHYSLKTSTELLKVLNRIWSLEEQHSSNISLIKALKTELDRTRIKVKELLRDRQADRHEVDDLMKQIAEDKLVRKSKEQDRLHAAVQSVRDELEDERKLRKRSESIHRKLARELSEMKSSFTSALKDLEQERTRRKLLEDLCDEFARGINEYEQEVHTLKQKSEKDWVQRADHDRLVLHISESWLDERMQMQLEAAQNGFMDKNSIVDKLSLEIETFIKAKQNSRSAENQVIRDRRNSLESVPLNDAVSAPQAMGDDDDDDSVGSDSHCFELNKPSHMGAKVHKEEILDKNLDETSKSNVKKKKSVPGEGFKNHIPSNSNKKSQSVDAEEGLTTNIRLVEGTRISEEPEHFEISESGGFERKNNLSELHSTSKNHIIDNLIRGQLLASESGKNNKHAEHNNYGEASCSNAGWRNQASPVRQWMASLDISEASKVHSGSKDNTLKAKLLEARSKGQRSRLRTLKGSF; via the exons atgaaaGGTGGGGAAGGGGAAGcggaaaagaaggaaaaattgGTAGAAAAGTTGAAGAGAGAGGTATTGGTAGGGAAAAGTAAAGGCCCTTCTACTCCATTCCACTCTTCTTCTAAACTTTGGCTTTTGGGTCctaataatagtaatagtaatattGCCGTTATTCAAGACCACCGTTATCAAACACTACCCACCACCGTCTCTGCTAGGAAGCTCGCGGCGGCTCTTTGGGAATTCAACCATTACTTCCCACTCTTCCAAATGCATAACGGTGGTGCCGCCGATTCGAGACTTCTCCGCCGCCATTATACACTTCACAAAGACAAAGCTCATGATATCTCTAATTTCCTAGTTGATGCTTCTCCTAGTTCTCCTGATCAG CCAGCTAGCACAAGCAGTTTGAGGAGACATGTTGCAACATCACTGATGCAACATCATCGGGCAATTGACAGAAACAACCATGCACTACAACCCCTGTCTCCTGCAAGTTATGGTAGTTCCATGGAG ATGACACCTTATAATCCTGCAGCCACTCCTAATAGTTCCTTGGACTTCAAGGGAAGGATTGGAGAGCCACATTATAGTCTCAAAACGTCAACAGAACTGTTAAAAGTATTAAACAGAATATGGAGCTTGGAAGAACAACATTCTTCTAACATATCATTGATTAAAGCGTTAAAAACGGAGCTAGATCGTACGCGTATCAAGGTCAAAGAGTTGCTTCGAGATCGACAGGCGGATCGACATGAGGTTGATGACCTGATGAAACAAATTGCAGAGGATAAATTGGTCAGGAAGAGTAAGGAACAAGACCGACTCCATGCCGCCGTTCAATCTGTGCGGGATGAACTCGAGGATGAGAGGAAATTAAGAAAACGGTCAGAGAGCATACATAGGAAACTTGCTCGGGAGCTTTCTGAGATGAAGTCTTCTTTTACTAGTGCTCTAAAAGACTTGGAGCAAGAGAGAACAAGAAGAAAATTATTAGAGGACCTTTGTGATGAATTCGCTAGAGGGATAAATGAATACGAGCAGGAGGTGCATACACTGAAACAAAAGTCAGAGAAGGATTGGGTTCAGAGAGCTGACCATGATCGTTTAGTACTCCATATATCTGAATCGTGGCTGGATGAACGAATGCAAATGCAACTGGAAGCAGCTCAGAATGGTTTTATGGATAAAAATTCCATAGTCGATAAATTAAGCCTTGAAATAGAGACTTTTATTAAAGCTAAACAAAATAGTAGGAGTGCAGAAAATCAAGTGATAAGGGATCGCCGAAATTCATTAGAGTCTGTACCACTGAATGACGCCGTTAGTGCACCACAAGCTAtgggtgatgatgatgatgacgattCTGTAGGCAGTGATTCACATTGTTTTGAGTTGAACAAGCCAAGCCACATGGGAGCTAAAGTACATAAAGAAGAGATCCTGGACAAAAATCTCGATGAGACGTCGAAATCCAATgtcaagaagaaaaaatcagTTCCAGGAGAAGGGTTTAAAAATCATATCCCATCTAATTCAAATAAGAAGTCCCAGTCAGTTGATGCCGAGGAGGGGTTGACCACAAATATAAGGCTAGTCGAAGGAACTAGAATATCTGAAGAGCCTGAACACTTTGAAATTAGTGAAAGTGgtggttttgaaagaaaaaacaacttaagTGAATTGCACAGCACCAGTAAAAATCACATTATTGATAATCTCATAAGGGGTCAACTTTTGGCATCAGAGAGTGGTAAAAATAACAAACATGCCGAACATAATAATTATGGTGAAGCATCTTGCAGCAATGCTGGATGGAGGAATCAGGCTAGCCCTGTGAGGCAGTGGATGGCAAGTCTTGATATATCCGAGGCTTCCAAAGTTCATTCCGGATCAAAAGACAATACATTGAAAGCAAAGCTTCTCGAAGCAAGATCAAAAGGGCAACGATCACGTTTGAGGACCCTCAAAGGGTCCTTTTAG
- the LOC11438964 gene encoding V-type proton ATPase subunit E yields MNDADVSKQIQQMVRFIRQEAEEKANEISVSAEEEFNIEKLQLVEADKKKIRQEYERKEKQVDVRKKIEYSMQLNASRLKVLQAQDDVVNKMKESAAKELLNVSRDHHVYKNLLKDLVIQSLLRLKEPSVLLRCRKEDLNLVEDVLDSAAKEYAEKANVHVPEIVVDKDVYLPPAPSHHNPHDLHCSGGVVLASHDGKIVFENTLDARLDVVFRNKLPHIRKQLFGQVAV; encoded by the exons ATGAACGACGCAGATGTCTCCAAGCAAATCCAGCAGATGGTGCGGTTTATCCGTCAAGAAGCCGAAGAGAAAGCCAACGAGATCTCTGTTTCCGCTGAAGAA GAATTCAATATCGAGAAGTTACAGTTGGTTGAAGCTGATAAGAAGAAGATCCGTCAAGAGTATGAGCGCAAAGAGAAACAAGTTGATGTTCGTAAGAAGAT CGAGTACTCTATGCAGTTGAATGCTTCACGGTTGAAGGTTCTTCAAGCCCAAGATGACGTGGTTAATAAAATGAAAGAGTCTGCCGCCAAGGAACTCTTGAATGTGAGTCGTGATCATCATGTGTACAAAAACCTTCTAAAAGATCTCGTAATTCAG AGTTTGTTGAGGCTGAAAGAACCTTCTGTCCTATTGAGGTGTCGGAAAGAGGACCTGAACTTGGTAGAGGATGTTTTGGATTCAGCTGCTAAGGAGTATGCTGAAAAGGCAAATGTTCATGTACCAGAGATCGTTGTTGATAAGGATGTCTATCTTCCACCTGCCCCCAGCCATCACAATCCCCATGATCTCCACTG CTCTGGAGGTGTGGTATTGGCTTCTCATGATGGAAAGATTGTGTTTGAAAATACACTTGATGCGCGTTTGGATGTAGTATTCCGTAACAAACTCCCACAT ATCCGCAAGCAGCTCTTTGGACAAGTTGCTGTTTGA